One Pseudomonas sp. MM213 genomic window, TGACCAGCACGGTCGGCCCATGGTTGAGCAGGCGATAAGCCTTGGACAAGGGAACCGGACGGCGGTGGGAAGCGCTCATGGGATCTGCTCCTGGGAAAAGAGCCGATTGTAGCGATATCCGCCCGGTTCGCAGGCATCAAGTCGTTAGCTGGTTGGCAAACTGCCCGACCGCGTTCACCACTTTCTGCGCGCCGTCCTGAATCTCGACAATCACCGTGCCCGCCTCTGCCGCCAGCGCCAGCCCCTGCTCTGCCTGAGTTTTGCCGTCGGTCATCAGCGACACCGCATTACGCGCCATGTCCTGGTTCTGACGCACCACCAGGACAATTTCATCGGTGGCCTGACTGGTGCGCGAAGCCAATTGCCGGACCTCGTCCGCGACCACGGCAAAACCACGACCCTGCTCACCGGCACGGGCCGCTTCGATCGCCGCGTTGAGTGCGAGCAGGTTGGTCTGTTCGGCGATGCCGCTGATGGTTTTGACGATGGTGCCAATCACCAGCGACTGCTCGTTCAAGGCCTCGATGCCCTCGCCGGCCGTTTGCATGTGCTTGGCCAGGTCGCGCATCACGTTCACCGCTTGCGTCACTACGGCCGTGCCGCGCTGGGCGCTTTGATCGGTTTGCTGCGAGGTGCCGTAGGCAATGTTCGCCGCTTCAGCGACGGCCAGCTCCTGATTGACCTGATCGGTAATCACCGTGGCGAACTTCACCACTTTGTAGAGTTTGTTATTGGCGTCGACCACCGGGTTGTAGGACGCCTCCAGCCAGACCGTACGCCCGTGGCTGTCGATGCGTTTGAAGCGGCCGGCCACGAATTCCCCGGAATTCAGGCGACGCCAGAAGTCCTGATACTCGGCACTGGTGTGCTCCTGCGCTTCACAGAAGAGACGGTGATGTTTGCCTTTGATCTGCGCGAGGCTGTAACCCATGCCGTTGAGGAAGCGGTCGTTGGCCGACAACACATTGCCAGCGAGGTCGAACTCGATCACCGCCGTCGAGCGCACCAGCGCGCCGATCAGGTTCTCGTGTTCACGGGATGCCTCGATGGTGCGGGTCAGGTCACTGGAGTAAATCGAAAAGTGCTTGATCCGCCCGTCCCCGGAGCGCACCGGCTGCACAATCGAACGCAACCAGGCTTCCTGGCCATCGCCACGCAACAAGCGCACCGCACCGGCAAAGTGCTCGCCTCGGGTCAGCGCAGCCTTGAAGCGGTGATGGAATTCGTCGGACTTCACGTGAACAGGAACGATGTCTTCGATAGGACGATCGATCAGGTCGTGGCTCTTGTAGAGCATCTCGCTGAGAAAATTCTGATTGACCGATTGAATCCGCCCGTCGGGATCCAGGGTCAGGACCAGCATCTCGCTTTCCAGACTTTCCTTCACTTGCTGAAGGCTGGAGAGTTCTTCGCGAAGAGCCGACAACTCTTGCTTCAAGCGTTTGTTGAACATGGGAAAGCACCGATGGACAGAGATAGAAAGCGGCATGCAGCCTAGCCATCGGCCTTGGGGATGTTTTCTGAAGAGTGTTTCAGGGTTGTCCTACAAAAATAGTTGTCTTGGACGCAGCGCCACCTTCAATCAGATGGCGCCAGCCGCCGGGCAATTGCCTGTGCTCGGCGTACGCGCGCCGAAATACAGCGCGCTGCTCACGCCCACCGCGCCCATCACCGCGCAGAAAATCACGCAGATCCAAGGGCTCCACGGCATCAGACCGATCAGCAACAGCGGCGTGATACTCGCCCACGCGGCGTAGGCAATGTTGTACGTGAAGGAAATCCCCGAGACGCGAATCCGCGCCGGGAACAGGCTGACCATCACCGATGGCACCGCGCCGACCACGCCACAACTCAGGCCGGCAATCGCATAGGCCAGACCGATCCAGTTGCCGCCGATGATCAGGCAGGTATAAAGCACGCCGATGCCCAGCGGCAGCAGCAGGCTGTACAGCATCACGGTGCGCCAGGCGCCGATACGGTCGACGAGCAAACCAGCGAGTACGCAGCCGATGTTCAGGAACACGATGCCCAATGCGCTCAGGCCAAAGGTGTGGCTGGCGGTCATGCCGAAGGTTTTCTGCATCATGGTCGGGGTAATGACCACAAACACCACCACGGCTGAAGTCAGCACGCAGGTGAGGATCATCGCCGGCAAAATGGCCAGGCGATGCTCACGCAGGACCGTGCGCAGTGGCAGTTCAACGGCGGCATCACGCTTCGCCTGCATCGCCATGAACACCGGGGTTTCATTGAGCCAGCGGCGCAGCCAGACGCCTATCACGCCAAATACGCCGCCCAGCAGGAACGGGTAACGCCATGCGAAATCGAGGATCTCCGCCGGGGTGAACGCCTGTGCCAGAAAGGTCGCTGTCAGCGCGCCGATCAAGTAGCCAAAGGTCAGCCCGGCCTGAAGGAAACCCAGTGCATAACCGCGATGCCCGGCCGGCGCGTGCTCGGCGACGAACACCCAGGCGCTTGGCACTTCACCGCCGACCGCCGCGCCTTGCAGTACCCGCAGGACCAACAGCAGCAAGGGTGCGAAATAACCGATCTGGGCGTAGGTCGGCATGATGCCGATCAGCAGGCACGGCAGCGCCATCATCAGAATGCTCAGGCTGAAGACTTTCTTGCGCCCCAGCCGGTCGGCGAAATGCGCCATCAGAATCCCGCCCAACGGCCGCGCCAGGTAACCGGTGACAAAAATCCCGAAACTTTGCAGCAGGCGCAGCCACTCAGGCATTTCCGGCGGGAAGAACAGCTGACTGAGGGTCAGGGCGAAAAACACGAAGATGATGAAATCGTAGATTTCCAGCGCGCCGCCGAGGGCCGCAAGGCCGAGGGTCTTGTAGTCCGAACGGCTGAACGGTGCCGGGCGCGAATCGTTAAGGGCAGTCATCAAAAGAACTCTGGCATGGGCAAAAAACCAAGGCGCCCATGGTCTACGCAAACGCGCCAGCGGACAACCCGTTAGACCATAGTCCCGTATCGGTAAAACTTCGTCACAAATCCTGACCGATTGATTTACTGTTGGCGCCTGTCCAGACGGGCGTTGCAGCCAGTGCCGATCAAAAACTGTAAGAGCGAGCCTGCTCGCGATGGACTCGAGAACGACGCGTTTAATCAGTAAACACGCGTCATCGTTTACGACCATCGCGAGCAGGCTCGCTCCCACAATAAAAACGGCGTTAGGCCTTTGCAGCCCTGAAGACCACAACAAACATAAAAATTCGAGGTACTCCCGTGGCTGCTGATATCGAAGATACCCGCTCCGCCCGCTTTGCCCTGCGCTGTTCAAGTTTTGCCGAACGCTGGTTTCCTGATTCCTGGGTGTTTGCTGCCCTGGCGGTGATCATCGTCGCCGTGGCCACCCTGTTCATGGGCGCCAAACCCACCGACGCCGCGATGGCCTTCGGTGACGGGTTCTGGAGCCTGATCCCGTTCACCATGCAGATGGCGTTCGTGGTGATCGGCGGCTATGTAGTCGCCAGCTCGCCGCCCGCCGTCAAGCTGATCGACCGTCTGGCGCGCATCCCCAAGAACGGCCGTTCCGCCGTGGCGTGGGTGGCGCTGATTTCCATGGTCGCGTCGCTGCTGAACTGGGGCTTGTCGCTGGTGTTCGGCGGATTGCTGGTGCGCGCCCTCGCCCGCCGCGTCGACCTGAAAATGGATTATCGCGCCGCCGGTGCTGCCGCCTACCTGGGCCTTGGCGCGGTGTGGGCCCTGGGCCTGTCGTCGTCCGCCGCGCAGTTGCAGGCCAACCCGGCCAGTTTGCCGCCGTCGATTCTGTCGATCACCGGGGTGATACCGTTCACGCAAACCATCTTTCTCTGGCAGTCCGGCGTCATGTTGCTGGCGCTGATCGTGATCTCGCTGATCATTGCCTACGCCACCGCCCCAGGCCCGAACTCGGCCCGCGATGCCAAAGCCTGCGGCATCGACCCGAGCTTCAACCTGCCACCGCTGCAACCGCGCACTCGCCCCGGCGAATGGCTGGAACACAGCCCGCTGCTGACGATTCTGCTGGTGCTGCTGGCGGCCGGGTGGCTGTTCCACGAGTTCTCGACCAAACCGGCGATCAGTGCGATTTCCGGGCTGAACACCTACAACTTCCTGTTCATCATGCTCGGTGCCTTGCTGCACTGGCGCCCGCGCAGTTTCCTCGATGCGGTGTCCCGCGCGGTGCCGACTACCACCGGCGTGCTGATCCAGTTCCCGTTGTACGGCTCGATCGCCGCGCTGATGACCACGGTCAAAGGCACTGACGCGCAGACCCTGGCGCACCACATCTCGACGTTTTTCGTACAAATCGCGTCCCACGACACCTACGCGCTGCTGATGGGCGTGTACTCGGCGATCCTCGGCTTCTTCATCCCGTCGGGCGGCGGCAAGTGGATCATCGAAGCGCCGTACGTGATGCAAGTGGCCACCGACCTGAACTACCACCTGGGCTGGGCCGTGCAGATCTACAACGCCGCCGAAGCCCTGCCGAACCTGATCAACCCGTTCTACATGCTGCCGCTGCTGGGTGTGCTGGGTTTGAAGGCGCGGGACTTGATCGGGTTTTCGTTCGTGCAACTGCTGGTGCACACGCCGCTGGTGCTGTTTCTGCTGTGGGCGCTGGGGACGACGCTGACGTATACGGCGCCGGTGATGCCGTAATGCAAAAAGGGGCCGATATTTCTATCGGCCCCTACTTCTCGTTCGGCCTCTTCTGTTTCAGTATGTCTTCGCCCGTTCTCGAGGGCCCACACGCTGAAAAGGATCTGAGCATGTTCAAACTCGCAGCACTCACCCTTGCCGCCCTGACCCTGAGCACCGCCGCCCAGGCGGATGCCGATCTGAAGCTGGGCAGCACCGAGCGCGTCACCCGGCTGTTCGCTTACCCCAACAATTGCAACGTGATCTGCTTTCGCAACTGGACGCTGGAGCAAACCGTCGAGCATTACCTGACGCAGAGCGTGCAGCGTGATGGTTACAGCGATGCGAAGGTGCAGGTCAAAACCGATAACAATCAGCTCTATGCCGCAATCACCGGTGTGCCCAGGGGCTATGAAAAGCCGTTGGCAGCGCTGCTCGATGCCGGCGATCTGGCTTATACCGGCGCCAGCAAGCTGAATGCCGACGGCAAGTGGGCTTACAGCTGGTACTTGTTCCTGCCGCTGGGCATGGCCCTGGAGAACCGCAGAAGTGTCGAGCTGCTGCACTTCCCGCCGGATTACTCGCTGACTCAGGCCCAGGACTATCTGGAGTCCAAGACCACCGATCGCTGGGCCACGCTGCTGACGATCAACGGCATCCCTGCCGATCAGACACCGGCTTTCCAGACCATCATCGACATCGCGCCGATCGCCGCGCCGTCCAACGCCGGCAAGGATCTGGAAGGCGTCTACGACTACTTCAAGGACTACCAGACCACCATGGTCAAGGAAGTCAGCCAGAACGCCAGCGGTGCCGCGTTGCCGATGGTCGCGTTCGGTGCGCCGGTGCGTAACTGGATCAAGCAGCAATACGGGCCGACCGTAAACGTGCTGGGCCTGGCAACCATCAGTCCGAAGGAAGGGGTGAAAGTACCGGTGCTGGGTTCCAACCACCCGAGCTACATCTGGTACGCCGCCGACCCGGACAGCTACACCGGCAAAGATGCCCAGGCCCAGGCCGACGCAGCGGGCCTGAAAGTCATGGGCCAGGACTTGAGTGCCGCATGCTGGCAGGCCGCAATGGGCCGCGACCTCGACAGCAATCCAGACATTGA contains:
- a CDS encoding short-chain fatty acid transporter, whose protein sequence is MAADIEDTRSARFALRCSSFAERWFPDSWVFAALAVIIVAVATLFMGAKPTDAAMAFGDGFWSLIPFTMQMAFVVIGGYVVASSPPAVKLIDRLARIPKNGRSAVAWVALISMVASLLNWGLSLVFGGLLVRALARRVDLKMDYRAAGAAAYLGLGAVWALGLSSSAAQLQANPASLPPSILSITGVIPFTQTIFLWQSGVMLLALIVISLIIAYATAPGPNSARDAKACGIDPSFNLPPLQPRTRPGEWLEHSPLLTILLVLLAAGWLFHEFSTKPAISAISGLNTYNFLFIMLGALLHWRPRSFLDAVSRAVPTTTGVLIQFPLYGSIAALMTTVKGTDAQTLAHHISTFFVQIASHDTYALLMGVYSAILGFFIPSGGGKWIIEAPYVMQVATDLNYHLGWAVQIYNAAEALPNLINPFYMLPLLGVLGLKARDLIGFSFVQLLVHTPLVLFLLWALGTTLTYTAPVMP
- a CDS encoding methyl-accepting chemotaxis protein, encoding MVDANNKLYKVVKFATVITDQVNQELAVAEAANIAYGTSQQTDQSAQRGTAVVTQAVNVMRDLAKHMQTAGEGIEALNEQSLVIGTIVKTISGIAEQTNLLALNAAIEAARAGEQGRGFAVVADEVRQLASRTSQATDEIVLVVRQNQDMARNAVSLMTDGKTQAEQGLALAAEAGTVIVEIQDGAQKVVNAVGQFANQLTT
- a CDS encoding MFS transporter; its protein translation is MTALNDSRPAPFSRSDYKTLGLAALGGALEIYDFIIFVFFALTLSQLFFPPEMPEWLRLLQSFGIFVTGYLARPLGGILMAHFADRLGRKKVFSLSILMMALPCLLIGIMPTYAQIGYFAPLLLLVLRVLQGAAVGGEVPSAWVFVAEHAPAGHRGYALGFLQAGLTFGYLIGALTATFLAQAFTPAEILDFAWRYPFLLGGVFGVIGVWLRRWLNETPVFMAMQAKRDAAVELPLRTVLREHRLAILPAMILTCVLTSAVVVFVVITPTMMQKTFGMTASHTFGLSALGIVFLNIGCVLAGLLVDRIGAWRTVMLYSLLLPLGIGVLYTCLIIGGNWIGLAYAIAGLSCGVVGAVPSVMVSLFPARIRVSGISFTYNIAYAAWASITPLLLIGLMPWSPWICVIFCAVMGAVGVSSALYFGARTPSTGNCPAAGAI